The Plasmodium vinckei vinckei genome assembly, chromosome: PVVCY_08 genome contains the following window.
acataatttattaaactaattttttaaaaatatattttatattgatcttgaaaatttacaagatcatttatatgaactgttttagaaataaaaaagttttattttttttacaaaaatgtttatattacatataataatacaaaaacaaTGAAAAAGTGTGGGCGGAAAAAAAGTAAGAAATGgtattaatgaaataaatatcaatatataattatattttttatggcattatataattacattttttatgacattatataattatattttttatggcattatatattttgtaaccTATCCAAAAttctatttataaattttaatttttttaaagcatTTATAACACTGTTAAAATCCTgaaaaagaacaaaattgataaaatatgaaatggccaaaaaacataaaaacaGTATTTCTACTTATGCCATTATAGAcagtttatattattactttttctTTGAAATGAAGTTTGATTCTTTCCACATGATCTTGATACTTATCTTTATATTCcctaatattatattaaaaatgaaatatttataaaaattagatatgcataaataaatatattatatatggaaataaatatgccaTCCAATTTTTAGGTCTACTACTTTGTCAATTCCACAATGTTTGCATCAGGGTTATTAATTTGCTCGTTAATCTTAAAAAGGGAATGAAAAAaggaatgaaaaaatatataaacccatattaatataattaaaattggtacatttatatatagtagCTCATTAAAATGGTTAGCATACCTCAATGATTTCGAATAAAAACTCTTCGTCCTCTAAGTTTTCTTCTTCCTTTATCTAAGAAGGTAGTAACAATGTAATGTATCAAAGATGTGCAAGGATGGTAGTTACACCCATATGCATgcatgtatgtatatatagaataCCTTGTAATCATATTTCTTGtccataatatatatagctcGGTCAATGTCATTCAACAGGGTTTTATAAGCATGGTTTATGTAACTTGAGACTTCATTTACTTTTTCCAACtgaaatgataaatataaaaaaattgttttatttataaattttatttagtaGTGGCATCAGAAAATTCatacaaattaaataagtAAGCACCACATATTTTGATCACCCTATtttgatattatatataataaaacatgttcataaaataataattttctacCTCAGGGTTTTGAGAATTCTGATCAGGGtggtatattttttgtatgtcattaaattttttttttaaaacatttttgtCTATATCGTAGCTAGCTTCTCTAAAAGTAAACCAAAAcaatgtataaataatgaatgataaatatgatgTATTATTGTAAATGCATAGTTGTGTTATTGTCCATATTAAAGCTATCTTATTTagtcatatattttttttatgcatttttatacatGTCAAAAAGCtcaaaaaagttaaaaattttaaacacTTCTACACTAATCAATGCTTTACAACTCTGAACAAgtgaaaagaaaaaataataatatccaTTTTCGtct
Protein-coding sequences here:
- a CDS encoding chaperone protein, putative, which produces MNRIKYAFPLLWKHNIIGNATKLTPMSSKIIDKVFISSNKSGVLNFSNRAKIKKVKCNNCSCDINIETLVPLCCQSCKALISVEVFKIFNFFELFDIEASYDIDKNVLKKKFNDIQKIYHPDQNSQNPELEKVNEVSSYINHAYKTLLNDIDRAIYIMDKKYDYKIKEEENLEDEEFLFEIIEINEQINNPDANIVELTKEYKDKYQDHVERIKLHFKEKDFNSVINALKKLKFINRILDRLQNI